The DNA segment GATATTCAGGTCTTCGTTGGTGGCAATGACCTCAGAACCCGGGCTGTATCCGGAAATATCGTTTAGAGGCATCAGGAGAATCTTGTTTTCCCTGAACCCCACGACTTCTGCACGCCCTTCCTCATTTCCATTTGTCGGCCGGATGGTACACAAATCGCCCAACGAGACGCGGGGACCAATGGATTCCATAATCATCCCGATAATCTGGTAGATTCGTCCGATCTGAACAATTGGATCGACCCGCTTCAAGCGTCTGGTGTAGTGAGCCAAAAAGTCCCGCTGGGGGCTACTGTTCATCGTGCTTTTCCTCCAACAGGGATTCCTCAATTTTTTGCAGCTGGACATCCAATTCGGCATTAATAATCCCGGAGTCTGACTCCAAGATACACCCTCCTCTTTCAATTGATTTTTCGGAAACAATTTGAACATCTGTAAATTGTTTGATTTCCGGTAGATATGTCTTCATTCCTCTCTCAAAAACAGCGACATCTTCCGGATTAAGCCTAATGATAAGCGAACTCCCCTGATTAATCTTTTTCAAGGCCTCACGAACAACGTACAGAATAAGATCAGGATTAATGGAGATTTCCTGATGAACCACCTTCTTGGCAATCTCAAATGCCAATTGGACAATCGCCACTTCGTTTTCCCTGAAAAGCGTTTCTTTCCGCTCTTCCCATTCCCTCAAAATGGTCTGAAGCGCCTGTGTGTAGGGACGGATTTCCTCCTGTCCCATTCGAATGCCCTCGTCTCTCCCCTGATGGAATCCTTTTTGGTATGCCGTTTTCTCCCGCCGGTCAACTTCCTCCTTGGGAATATATTCATCCAGGTTAATCCCTGCTTGTGAGAAAGATGCTTCGTCTGACCGCGTTTTTTCGACCGTTTCTTTCTTTGAATGTGCCGAATCGGTCTCTGGCCGAAAGTCATCAAGCAGCTCATCTTCAAGCAAATCAAACCGCTCAAAGGGTTCTTGAGTTGCCTCTATTTTTAAATTCTTGAGAACGTGACCGGAACGCAGGTTAAACAATGACATCCTCCTCTCCGCCGGTACGGTGGATTACAATTTCCCCGCTCTCCTCCAGATTGGCCACAATGGCCAGGATGCGCCGTTGGGCCTCTTCCACCTCTTTTACACGGACCGGGCCCATGAATTCCAATTCTTCTCTCAGCATATTGGCTGCCCGTTCCGACATATTTCCAAAGATTTTTGCCTTCACTTCTTCCGAAGCCGCTTTCATGGCCAGGCTCAATTCCTTCGAATCGACCTCTTTCAGAATCTTTTGCATCGAGCGGTTGTCAACCAAAATCAAATCATCAAATGTAAACATGAGATTCTTGATCTGCGTAGCCAAATCCGGGTCGACCCGTATCAGCCCTTCCAAAACCGTTTTTTCAGTCACTTTGCCGGCCTGATTCAGTAATTCAGCAATGACCTTTTCCCCCTCAATTTCACCGATTTCCCGAATGATTTCCCCCTTAAAATTCGCATCGATAAATCCCTCAATTTCCCCGATAACTTCCGGGGAAATCTGATCCAGCTGGGCCAAACGATAGGCCACCTCTACCTGAAATTCCTGGGAGAATTCATCGTAAATTTTTGCCGCTTTTCCCGGATCCAGATGCGCCAAAACCACGGCCACAGTTTGCGGGTGTTCCTTCTCCAAAAAGTTAATGAGCCGATCCTTCGGGACATCTTCCAAACGCTTAAAGCCCTTTTGCTCAACCGTTCGTATGTTTTTTAATTTTCGCAACACTTCTTCCGCCTGCTGTTCGCCAAGCGCGCGTTCCAGCACCTGCCGGGCGTAGTCTTCTCCCGCATCCGAAATAAAGTTTTGCGAAAGCAGCATCTGGTAAAACTCCTCAATGACGCCATGAATAATAGTTGACGGAATCGTTTTCAGATTGGCGATTTCCTGTGTCAACACCTCTACATCCGCGGGCTTTAAATTTTTAAAAATTTTCGTGGCTGCGTCCACACCAATTGCAAC comes from the Calditrichota bacterium genome and includes:
- the fliG gene encoding flagellar motor switch protein FliG; translation: MPKLAFKNLTGRQKAAILLVAIGVDAATKIFKNLKPADVEVLTQEIANLKTIPSTIIHGVIEEFYQMLLSQNFISDAGEDYARQVLERALGEQQAEEVLRKLKNIRTVEQKGFKRLEDVPKDRLINFLEKEHPQTVAVVLAHLDPGKAAKIYDEFSQEFQVEVAYRLAQLDQISPEVIGEIEGFIDANFKGEIIREIGEIEGEKVIAELLNQAGKVTEKTVLEGLIRVDPDLATQIKNLMFTFDDLILVDNRSMQKILKEVDSKELSLAMKAASEEVKAKIFGNMSERAANMLREELEFMGPVRVKEVEEAQRRILAIVANLEESGEIVIHRTGGEEDVIV